The genomic segment ACGGATACGACAACATTCCGGCGACGCTGCCGGCCGTGCGCATGGGTGCGGGAACCGACGACCCGTCGCTGCACTGGATGCGCAAGGCACGCACGCTGCTCACCACTCAGGGGCTGAGCGAGGTGGTGACCCTGCCCTTCTGCACGCCGCGGATGAACCAGGCGTTCGGCGGCCTGTGGGACGGAGACGGCAGACCCGTGCGCATCACAAACCCATTGCGCCAGGAAACCGACGAGATGCGCCTCAGCCTGCTGCCGGGACTGGTCGAGAACCTGCACGCCCACGCCGAGCGCCGGAGCCAGAGCTCCATGATCTTCGAGCTGAGCAAGGTCTTCTCGCTCGGACGTGACGGCGGCTACACCGAGCGGCTGAACCTGGCCGGACTCATCCGCGGGCACCGGCCCCGGCGCGGACTCAAGGCCGAGAGCCCGGAGTTCGTGTTCGCCGACGCCAAGGGGATCGTCGAGGACCTGGTGGAGGGGACCGGTTGCGCCGGCATCCGCTGGGAGGCCCGGAAGGCGCCCGCGAGCCTGCACCCGGAAAGGTTCGCCACGGTCTTCGCGGAAGACGCCCGCGTGGGCCATGTCGGGGAGATAAGTCCGCGAGTTCGCGAGGAATTGGACCTGCCCCCCTGCTTCCTTTTCGAGCTTGACTTCGGCCCGATCGTTCACTATGCTCGACCGGATTTTCGCGTTCGGTCCATCCCTCGATTCCCTTCGGTCGAGCGCGACCTCGCCATCGTCGTGGCGCGGGACTTTCCGAGTCAAACCGTGATCGATTGGGTTCACAAGCTGGATGAGAAACTCATCGAACGAGTGGAAGTCTTCGACGAATACACCGGCGAGCCCATCGAGGAAGGCAAGAAGAGCCTGGCCTACAAGGTCTTCTACCGGTCCGCGGAGAAAACCCTTACGGACCAGGAGGTCAACGGCGTGCACGAGGACCTCACCCGCAAGCTGTGTTCCGAATTCGACGCCACGTTGCGCTGAACGCCTGACCGGCCACGGGGCCGTCAGAGGATAGGGATGACCAAGGCGGACATCATCAACCGGATCTACGAGAGGGTGGGTTTCTCCAAGAAGGAGGCCACCGACGTCGTCGAGGCTGCGTTCGAAATCATCAAGTCCCAGCTCGAGAAAGGCGACAAGGTCAAGATCTCCGGGTTCGGGAACTTCGTCATCCACGGCAAACAGCCGCGCAAGGGCCGCAACCCGCAGACCGGCGAGGAGATCACCATCGCGGGCCGCCGGGTGCTGACCTTCAAGCCCAGCCAGACTCTGAAGAAGAACATGAACACCGTCGCGGGCGAGGACTCCGACCCCGACGCTTCCGCCCAGTCGTGATATAATCCGGTGCGATGGCCGTCGTGATTCCGGACAAGCACTACTTCAAGATCGGCGAGGTCAGCACCCTCCTGGACCTCAAGCCGTACGTGCTGCGCTATTGGGAAACCGAGTTCGACATCCTGAATCCCACCAAGGCGAAGTCCCGCCACCGGCTGTACCGGCGCAAGGACGTCGAGTTGCTGCTGGAGATCAAGCGGCTCCTGCACGGCGAGGGCTACACCATCGAGGGCGCGCGCAAGAAGCTCAAGCAGGGCGAAGCCGACGACCACCGGACCAGGGAGAAACCGGACCACCGGCGGGAGCTTGTCCGGATCAGGGACGAGCTTGTTTCGCTCCGCGACTTGATTTCCTGACGCCCGTCCGTTCCCCCTTCCGCCGCGCGGATTCCCTGCCGGCTGTGCGCGAATTGACCCGTTGCCGCTTCGGTGTTAAAAAATTTGCAGCAATGTCGGGGCGTAGCGCAGCCTGGTAGCGCACACGCTTGGGGTGCGTGTGGTCGCTGGTTCAAATCCAGTCGCCCCGACCATCATCCTTACCGGGACCATGGCAACCGGTGCCGTCACGTCAGCTCAATCCAATGGCTCAATGGCCGTGAGTTCCAACAACCGCAGCGTCACAGCACTGGAGGGCGCCAGAGAGCGGATGGTACAGACCCAACTGCTGGACCGCGGCGTGAACGACCCACGCGTGATCCATGCCATGCGCAAGGTGCCGCGCCACTTGTTCGTGGAGCCGGCGCTGGTGAACCGCGCCTACGACGACGACCCGCTGCCCATCGGCGCCAAGCAGACCATCTCCCAGCCCTATATCGTCGGTTACATGCTGCAGGCCCTTGGCCTCAAGGGCACCGAGCGTGTCCTGGAGATCGGCACGGGATCGGCGTACCAGACCGCCCTGCTGGCGGAGTTGTGCGCCAACGTGTTCTCGGTGGAGAAGCTGCGCAGGCTGGCGGTGCAGGGCCGCGCCGTGCTCGACGAACTGCGGTACTACAACGTGGCGATCCACGTGGGCGACGGGACCCTCGGATGGTCCGAGCACGCCCCGTACGACGCCATCGTGGTGGCGGCGGGCGCGCCCCGTGTGCCGGAGCCGTTGGCTCAGCAGCTCGCCGGCGGCGGCCGGCTTATCATTCCCATCGGCGACCAGACTTCCCAGGTCTTGAAGCTCGCGAGCCGCACGCCCAGCGGTCTCGAAGAGACGAGCCTCGGCGAGTGTCGCTTCGTCAAGCTTCTGGGGAAGTACGGCTGGCCGAGTTAGTGTTGCCTGGCTGAAGGTCGTGTACGAATGTTCGTGGACGACGCCGTTGGCTCAGCCCATGTTCGCCCCCGGGGCGCCCTCGCGCTCCTTTTCCTCTACGTCATCCTTGCGGCCGCGGGTTGCAGCTACGTCGACGAACGGGTCGACAACCGGCGCGCCGCCGCCAAGCGTGCCGGCGATGAACGCCGTCCGAAGCCCGCGCGCGCACGCAACGGCGTCTTCCATGCCGTAAAGAAGGGCGAGAACCTCTATCGCATCGGCAAGGCCTACGGCGTCGACCACCAGACGCTGGCGCGCATCAACCGCATCAGGGACACGCGCGACATCCAGATCGGGAGACGGCTGTTCATACCCGGCGCCCACCGGCTGCTGCCGGTGGAGATCATCACGCCCATCAAGGAAGCCGCTCCGGTCAACGCCACGGCCGCGAGCCCGCCCCGCCGCACCAAGCCGGCAAGACCGCGCACCGCGCGGGCGAACACCGCTCCCGCCAAGACTCCGCGCGCCAAGGCGGTTCGTCCCGATACGCAACAGCGCAAGGCCGCATCCGCCGAGACCCGCGCCGCGCGCCGGCCCTCCAGAGGAGCGCGGCGCACGTTCGCCTGGCCCGTCAAGGGCAGGGTCACCGGCAGGTTCGATTCGCGCCCCGACAGCCTCAACGACGGCATCAACATCGCCGCGCCTCCGGGCACGCCGGTGCTTGCCACGCTGGCGGGACAGGTCATCTACAGCGACCAGTTGCGCGGCTACGGCAACCTCATCATCCTGCGGCACCGCAGCGGTTTTGCCTCGGTCTACGCCCACAACCGCAAGAACCTCGTACGGAAGGGCCAGAAGGTGAACCGGAGGCAGGTCATCGCCGAGGTGGGCGCCACCGGCCGGGCCGCCACGCCCTACCTCCACTTCGAGATTCGCAGGAACAACGTCGCGCGGGACCCGCTTTCCTATTTGCCGTGACTGTGCTAGCCCCAACCGCATGAACGATTGGGACAATCGCGGCATCGTAGAGATCCGCGCCGCGATCCGCGACATTCATGACTTCCCCAAGCCCGGCATCGTCTTCAAGGACATAACCCCGCTGCTGAGCGACGGCGCCCTGTTCCGGAGGACCATCGACTTGTTCGCCGAGCGCTACGAAAGCGCACCCGTGGACACCATCGTGGGCGTGGAGTCCCGCGGCTTCATCATCGGGGCGGCCCTGGCCTACCGGCTGGGCAAGGGGCTGTGCGTCATCCGCAAGCCCGGCAAGCTCCCGTACGATACGTTGCAGACCACCTACGAGCTGGAATACGGCACCGACACCCTGGAGGTGCACAGCGACGCCCTGGCCCGCGGCACGCGTGCGCTGCTGGTGGACGACCTCGTCGCCACCGGGGGCACCGCCGTGGCCGCCACCGCCCTCGTGGAGCAACTCGGCGCCACCGTCGTCGAGCACGCCTGCATCATCGAGCTCGGCTTCCTGAACCCGCGCGAAAAGCTCGACCAGGAGCTGTTCTCGCTCATCCGCTACGATTCGGAGTAGCGGAGGCACCAACCCCTGAATCGTCATTCCCGCGGAAGCGGGAATCCAGCTTCCCGCTTCCGCGGGAGTATCTGTGATGGGAGTCAAGGGCTAAGTGGGTTGCGG from the Deltaproteobacteria bacterium genome contains:
- a CDS encoding integration host factor subunit alpha, translating into MTKADIINRIYERVGFSKKEATDVVEAAFEIIKSQLEKGDKVKISGFGNFVIHGKQPRKGRNPQTGEEITIAGRRVLTFKPSQTLKKNMNTVAGEDSDPDASAQS
- a CDS encoding protein-L-isoaspartate(D-aspartate) O-methyltransferase; its protein translation is MAVSSNNRSVTALEGARERMVQTQLLDRGVNDPRVIHAMRKVPRHLFVEPALVNRAYDDDPLPIGAKQTISQPYIVGYMLQALGLKGTERVLEIGTGSAYQTALLAELCANVFSVEKLRRLAVQGRAVLDELRYYNVAIHVGDGTLGWSEHAPYDAIVVAAGAPRVPEPLAQQLAGGGRLIIPIGDQTSQVLKLASRTPSGLEETSLGECRFVKLLGKYGWPS
- a CDS encoding MerR family transcriptional regulator, translating into MAVVIPDKHYFKIGEVSTLLDLKPYVLRYWETEFDILNPTKAKSRHRLYRRKDVELLLEIKRLLHGEGYTIEGARKKLKQGEADDHRTREKPDHRRELVRIRDELVSLRDLIS
- a CDS encoding adenine phosphoribosyltransferase, with protein sequence MNDWDNRGIVEIRAAIRDIHDFPKPGIVFKDITPLLSDGALFRRTIDLFAERYESAPVDTIVGVESRGFIIGAALAYRLGKGLCVIRKPGKLPYDTLQTTYELEYGTDTLEVHSDALARGTRALLVDDLVATGGTAVAATALVEQLGATVVEHACIIELGFLNPREKLDQELFSLIRYDSE
- a CDS encoding M23 family metallopeptidase, with the translated sequence MDDAVGSAHVRPRGALALLFLYVILAAAGCSYVDERVDNRRAAAKRAGDERRPKPARARNGVFHAVKKGENLYRIGKAYGVDHQTLARINRIRDTRDIQIGRRLFIPGAHRLLPVEIITPIKEAAPVNATAASPPRRTKPARPRTARANTAPAKTPRAKAVRPDTQQRKAASAETRAARRPSRGARRTFAWPVKGRVTGRFDSRPDSLNDGINIAAPPGTPVLATLAGQVIYSDQLRGYGNLIILRHRSGFASVYAHNRKNLVRKGQKVNRRQVIAEVGATGRAATPYLHFEIRRNNVARDPLSYLP